A single window of Vigna radiata var. radiata cultivar VC1973A chromosome 4, Vradiata_ver6, whole genome shotgun sequence DNA harbors:
- the LOC106758892 gene encoding uncharacterized protein LOC106758892 — protein sequence MALSFSHHRLLLHGNKTPFTLQFQCTTSSKPNNANILTYPSIRCCSSLNQKSSINLRTCKNCKTQFDPSLNHPLACRFHTAHFGGETKRKFESVYEGGTMNTPDSGKVLQYWHCCGSEDPFDPGCTSSPHASYDD from the exons ATGGCTCTTTCCTTTTCACACCACCGTCTTCTTCTCCATGGAAACAAAACACCTTTTACTCTGCAATTTCAATGCACGACTTCATCAAAGCCCAACAACGCAAACATTCTCACGTACCCATCTATTCGGTGTTGCTCAAGTTTGAACCAAAAAAGCAGTATCAACCTCAGAACTTGCAAGAACTGCAAAACTCAATTCGACCCTTCTCTCAATCACCCTCTTGCTTGTCGATTTCACACTGCTCATTTTGGAG GAGAAACTAAGAGAAAGTTTGAGAGTGTGTATGAAGGGGGCACCATGAATACTCCTGACTCTGGCAAAGTTTTGCAGTATTGGCATTGCTGTGGTTCTGAAGATCCATTTGATCCTGGTTGCACATCTTCTCCTCATGCCTCATATGATGATTGA